In Parabacteroides sp. FAFU027, the following proteins share a genomic window:
- a CDS encoding superoxide dismutase, Ni, which produces MKKRLIALFSLSMFLLVLNPIRVMAHCEIPCGIYNDKMRIDMIREDISTIEKSMNQIVELSKATPLNYNQIVRWVNNKDEHANKIQEVATQYFMTQRIALTDDPTLQKKNAEMLRLLHQLCVYAMKAKQTTDLGFVEKMKAVTEDFAKLYLGENYDHDHK; this is translated from the coding sequence ATGAAGAAAAGACTCATTGCACTGTTTTCATTATCAATGTTTTTGTTGGTGTTGAATCCCATTCGGGTGATGGCACATTGCGAAATTCCCTGCGGTATTTACAATGATAAAATGCGTATTGACATGATTAGGGAGGACATTTCCACCATCGAAAAGAGCATGAACCAAATCGTGGAGCTATCAAAAGCCACTCCGCTGAATTACAACCAAATTGTCCGTTGGGTAAATAATAAGGATGAGCATGCGAATAAGATACAGGAAGTGGCGACGCAGTATTTCATGACTCAGCGTATAGCTTTGACCGATGATCCCACACTGCAAAAGAAGAATGCCGAAATGCTCCGGTTGTTACACCAACTCTGCGTGTATGCTATGAAAGCCAAACAGACCACTGATCTTGGTTTTGTGGAGAAGATGAAAGCGGTCACGGAGGATTTTGCCAAGTTATATCTGGGCGAGAATTATGACCATGACCATAAATGA
- a CDS encoding potassium channel family protein, whose amino-acid sequence MKNKKDWYQRLWNIVENHIIPIYKRHRMSGEINANAMIRRRFFVPIAALVGIVIIGFFGYIIIEGYSPLDSLYMMVITFATIGYGEVHPLSDQGRIFTILLIVSGFTVGLYALGRLSAFFMEGELLNVLKLKRMDKALANLKDHYIICGYGKTGKKVMDDLLHKGQKVVLIESNAERNEKLKEVFHENLLHIDGDATNDEILVHAGIERAKILISVLNTDAENLFVTLSAKDLNPIIKVITRVEDASSTPKFKKAGADFIISQIELASERIVSIATTTTDFFSFVEFADNKEEMRGYKFKLVEIHEGSDLIGKTYREANIPSRTNLVVIGSYTSSENLQVNPKANDVIHLGDRLLVFGKDEQIHLLSSLAKA is encoded by the coding sequence ATGAAAAACAAGAAAGACTGGTATCAACGCTTATGGAATATTGTTGAAAATCACATTATTCCGATCTATAAGCGTCACAGGATGTCAGGCGAGATCAATGCGAACGCTATGATCCGCCGTCGTTTTTTTGTCCCGATAGCAGCTCTGGTGGGTATTGTGATTATCGGTTTCTTCGGCTACATCATCATCGAAGGTTATTCCCCGCTCGATTCTCTGTATATGATGGTGATCACATTTGCCACCATCGGCTATGGCGAAGTGCATCCGTTGTCCGATCAGGGGCGGATATTTACCATATTACTGATCGTATCGGGTTTTACAGTGGGCTTATACGCCTTGGGGCGGTTGTCTGCTTTTTTCATGGAAGGAGAATTATTAAATGTTTTAAAGCTAAAGAGAATGGACAAGGCACTGGCAAATCTCAAAGATCATTACATCATTTGCGGTTACGGTAAAACGGGAAAAAAAGTAATGGATGACCTTTTGCATAAAGGCCAGAAAGTCGTTTTGATCGAAAGCAACGCAGAACGGAATGAAAAACTAAAAGAAGTTTTTCACGAAAACCTCCTGCATATCGATGGCGATGCCACCAACGATGAAATATTGGTACATGCCGGCATCGAGCGGGCAAAAATCCTGATCTCTGTACTGAATACCGATGCGGAAAACCTTTTCGTAACGCTCAGCGCCAAGGATTTAAACCCCATCATCAAAGTAATTACCCGTGTGGAGGATGCCAGTTCCACCCCGAAATTTAAAAAGGCGGGTGCTGACTTTATCATCTCACAGATTGAACTTGCATCGGAGCGCATTGTCTCTATCGCCACCACTACGACAGATTTCTTCAGTTTTGTGGAGTTTGCCGATAATAAAGAAGAGATGCGTGGATATAAATTTAAGCTGGTAGAGATACATGAAGGAAGTGACCTGATCGGTAAGACCTATCGCGAGGCCAACATCCCTTCCCGCACCAACCTCGTCGTGATTGGCTCCTATACATCTTCGGAAAATCTTCAGGTAAACCCCAAAGCCAACGACGTCATTCACCTGGGTGACCGCTTACTGGTCTTTGGTAAGGATGAACAGATACATCTGTTGTCTTCACTTGCGAAAGCGTGA
- a CDS encoding DUF4846 domain-containing protein, with amino-acid sequence MKYPFRLLYFSLLTLICCAQSTKQKENSRINKDGCQLNTRFQLPKGFARVPVKDNSFADYLRHLPLKPFGAKVCYYNGAIKENEVYDAVVDMNIGHQDLQQCADAVIRLRGEYLFQQKRFDEISFTLTNGFEVDYPHWMKGYRVKVTGNKTSWQKTAQPSNTYKEFRKYLDFVFMYAGTLSLSKSLHSKSIREIKIGDVFIKGGSPGHAVIVVDMAENKTGEKIFMLAQSYMPAQETQILKNPDNAQLSPWYSADISGDLETPEWIFKTNQLKTW; translated from the coding sequence ATGAAGTATCCCTTCAGACTCCTATATTTTTCATTATTGACTCTCATTTGCTGTGCTCAATCTACAAAACAAAAGGAGAATTCGAGAATCAATAAAGACGGATGCCAGTTGAACACCCGGTTCCAGTTACCCAAAGGATTTGCGCGAGTACCGGTAAAAGATAACTCCTTTGCTGATTATCTTCGTCATTTACCTTTAAAACCTTTCGGAGCAAAAGTTTGCTATTACAACGGGGCGATCAAAGAGAACGAGGTATATGATGCGGTCGTTGATATGAATATCGGTCATCAGGATTTACAACAATGTGCTGATGCAGTCATTCGCTTAAGAGGTGAGTATCTATTTCAACAAAAGCGTTTCGATGAGATATCGTTTACATTGACAAATGGTTTTGAGGTTGATTATCCCCATTGGATGAAAGGCTATCGTGTAAAAGTAACCGGAAATAAGACCTCCTGGCAAAAAACGGCTCAACCGTCAAATACCTATAAAGAGTTCCGCAAATACCTTGACTTCGTGTTCATGTATGCAGGAACATTATCTTTATCAAAAAGCCTCCACAGTAAAAGCATTAGGGAAATAAAGATTGGGGATGTGTTTATCAAAGGAGGTTCTCCCGGTCATGCGGTAATTGTGGTAGATATGGCAGAAAATAAGACAGGAGAGAAGATATTTATGCTGGCACAGAGTTATATGCCTGCACAAGAGACCCAAATATTGAAGAACCCGGACAATGCCCAACTAAGTCCGTGGTATAGTGCCGACATTTCCGGTGATTTGGAAACCCCGGAATGGATATTTAAAACCAATCAGCTAAAGACGTGGTAG
- a CDS encoding glutathionylspermidine synthase family protein, whose translation MRRIKCKTRDDWKKRVEEIGFGFHSMGDVYWDETAYYSFNMSQVEVLEQATQELFDRCLDAVQHVIDHKLYSLFHIPEQYIPLIEQSWNDDLPSIYGRFDFAYDGVNPPKMLEFNADTPTSLFEASVVQWFWLEDIQRGADQFNSIHEKLIAYWKYLKDYLHKGPLYFCCLKDNEEDLTTVEYLRDCAIQAGLETEFIYLEDIGWDSETQSFVDMECRPIPNLFKLYPWEWLINEEFGKHILTSATKTIWIEPAWKILLSSKAILPILWKLFPDHPNLLPAYFESTPFKYDFVKKPIYSREGENVTIVKMQQVLAQTYGNYGEEGYIFQQYNPLPEFEYNYTVVGSWVIGCEPAGVGIRESKSLITDNLSRFVPHIIS comes from the coding sequence ATGAGACGAATAAAATGTAAGACCCGCGACGACTGGAAAAAACGTGTGGAGGAGATTGGTTTTGGATTTCACTCCATGGGGGATGTCTATTGGGACGAAACCGCCTACTATTCCTTTAATATGTCGCAGGTAGAGGTGTTGGAACAGGCTACGCAGGAGCTCTTCGATCGTTGTCTGGATGCCGTGCAGCACGTGATTGATCACAAGCTCTACTCTTTGTTTCATATTCCCGAACAGTACATTCCGCTAATCGAGCAGTCGTGGAACGATGATCTGCCATCCATATACGGACGCTTTGATTTCGCTTACGATGGCGTAAATCCTCCGAAAATGCTGGAGTTTAATGCGGATACGCCCACTTCGTTGTTTGAAGCATCAGTAGTGCAGTGGTTTTGGCTCGAAGATATACAGCGCGGAGCCGATCAGTTCAATTCCATTCACGAAAAACTCATAGCGTACTGGAAATACCTCAAGGATTATCTTCACAAAGGCCCGTTATATTTCTGTTGTCTGAAGGATAATGAAGAAGACCTCACTACCGTGGAGTATCTGCGGGATTGCGCCATTCAGGCGGGACTGGAAACGGAGTTTATTTACCTGGAGGATATCGGTTGGGACTCGGAAACACAAAGTTTTGTTGATATGGAATGTCGCCCTATTCCTAATCTTTTTAAACTCTACCCGTGGGAATGGTTGATCAACGAGGAATTTGGAAAACACATCCTTACATCGGCGACCAAAACAATCTGGATAGAACCGGCCTGGAAAATATTGCTTTCGAGCAAGGCTATTTTACCGATCCTGTGGAAATTGTTTCCCGATCATCCCAATCTCTTACCGGCATACTTCGAATCAACACCGTTCAAATACGATTTCGTAAAGAAGCCGATCTATTCCAGAGAGGGAGAGAACGTTACCATCGTGAAGATGCAGCAGGTACTGGCGCAGACTTATGGTAATTATGGTGAAGAGGGATATATATTCCAGCAATACAATCCGTTGCCGGAGTTTGAATACAATTATACGGTGGTTGGTTCCTGGGTAATCGGTTGCGAGCCCGCCGGGGTAGGTATCCGGGAAAGTAAATCCCTGATTACCGATAATCTGAGCCGTTTTGTGCCGCATATTATATCTTAA